The sequence GTGCCGGCCGCCGCCACGTGCGCCCGGGCCTGCTCGACCAGGGCGCCGGCCCGATCGGGTGGCACGTCGAAGCGGCCGGCCAGCACGCCGCGCAGCCGGGCGAACCAGTCCTCCGGGTCGGCCGGGTCCGCCGCGCCGGCCGGTCCCCGCCCCCGGGTGGGGCGGGTGAGCACCCAGCACAGTCCGAGACAGACCACGAGCAGCCCCAGGGCCGGGGTCTCGCCGATGCGCTCGCGCGGCAGCGCCGTGAAGGCCACCGCCGCCGCGACGGCCAGCACGGCGCCCGCGACGAACCCCCAGGGCGCGAGGCGGGGACGCCCGGACGCGCGGAGGGCGCCGGGCGCGGCGAGGAAGGCCAGCAGGCTCGACGAGGCCAGCACGGTGCCCAGCGAACCGGCCGCGGTGAGCGGAACGGTCAGGCCGCGGTTGGCCCAGATGGCGGACAGCGACGCCAGCACGCCGACGAACGCTACGGCGAACATGCCGTCGCTCAGATAGTCGCGTGAGGTCTTGCCCTGCGTGTCGACCCGGGCGCCGGCGGCCGGCCGTGCGGCGGCGACATCCGCGGCGAACCGCTCCGGCGGGCCGAGCGCCTGCCAGGGATCGACGCCGCTCTGCTCATGATGCGAGCGAGCGTCCTCGATCAGGGGAGTGGCCTCGTGGTAGCCGATGCCGTGGTCGCTGAGAGCGGTGCGGGCGATCAGCTCCCACCGGTCGAACGTGGTCATCATCGCTCTCCAGCCGTCTGCCGTAGGAGCTTGTCGAACGTGCTGGTGAATCTGTGCCAGGAGGCGCGCTGGCCGTGGAGCCGGCGCCGGCCGTCGTCGGTGATGGCATAGACCTTGCGGCCCGGACCGCCGTCGCCGGCCTGCCAGCTGGAGCTGACGGCCGCCTCGGTCTCCAGCCGGTTGAGCACCGGATAGAGCACGCCGCCGCGGACCGGGCCGAGGCCCCGCTCGCCGAGGCGCTGAGCCAGGGCGTAACCGTGCCGGTCGCCCTCGGTCAGCACGGCGAGGACCGCCAGCTCCAGCGTGGCCCGCACCCAGCCCGGCTCCGGATCAGGCTGCTCAGTCGTCGCCTTCGCCATGTTCCCTCCCGCGACCGGTTACCGCTCGGTGCGGCCGGTCCGTGCCCAGAGTAGACCAGAAATGCCACTAGTCGAAATCTAGACTAGTGGCGTTCGCGTCGATAGGCTGCCGGCATGAACGAACCACGCGGGCGGGTGCTTGAGCGCCGCCGGATGATCGGGCCGTGCGGCCCCGGCCGGCCGTCGGGCGTGCAGCCGGCCGGCCCTTCCGGCGAACCGCTCCGCTGCGGCCGCCGGGGAGAGGGAGGCGAGAGGCCGGGGTCAGGCGGGCACCGCGACGCGGTGCAGGCGCAGCTGCCACACATCCGGGCCGCTCTGCAGCCACTCGGTGGTGAACTGCCCGGCGTACCGTTCGTCGATCTGCGACAGCAGCGGCAGCGGGGCGTGCGGCGCGACCAGCACCAGCGCGGAGTCCGGCGCCAGATCGCCCAGCGCGGCCATCACCCGGGCGTGACGCTCGGCGTGCGGCAGATCGCGGACGTCGATCCGCGGGTCGATGCTCAGCGTCGCCGCCGGTGCGGCGGCCTGCGGCGCGTCACCGCCGCAGCCGCACCCGCCGCAGCCGCACCCGTCGGCCGGCTCGACGCCGAGCAGGTCGTGCATGCCGTCCAGCAGCGCCGCGAGATCCACGTCCGGGGCGCCCACCAGCACCGGCACCACCAGGTCGTTCTCCTTTGCCAGGTGCACCTCGAAGAGCGCCTGCAGGGCCCGGGCCGCGGCTGCCGCCTGCACCGGGGACGCGGTCTCGGTGAGCTCGGTGACCAGCGTGCCGATCGCGCGGTGCTCGGCCAGCATCCCGGTGATCAGCAGGCCCGCGCCGGGCTGCCCGCTCGCGGCCGGGTAGAGCGCGGCCTCCTCGGCGTTGGCGTGCGGCAGCAGCTCCCCGGTCAACCAGCCGACCAGCGCCTCCCTGGCCTGCCAGATCTGCCGCAGGCCGCCGATCTCGGCGGTCCGGATCAGGTCCCGGACCAGGCGGTCCAGTTCCGTGGCCATCTGCGCGTGATGGCGCACCACGGCCGCCGCGGCGACCTCGTCGGACGGTGACATGACGCCCTCCTCTAGTTTTGACGTCAACTGACGTTATAACGTCTAACACCGTGGAAACCTCAGGGAAAGGGCCGTCCGGCGAGACGATCGACACGCCGCAGCACCGCGCGCTCGGTTCGTCGAGCCGGGTGGCGATCATGCGACTGGTCCGGACGTCCGCGGCCGGGCTGACCGCCGCCGATGTGGCCGCCCAGACCGGCCAACACCTCTCCACCACCCGCGCGCACCTCGATCTGCTGGTCGAGGCCGGGTTGCTGGTGAAAGCCCGGGCCAGCGGCGGTCTACCGGGCCGTCCGGCCTGGCGATACCGCGCGGTCGCCGACGATCCGGCGCCGGCGCCCTATCGGGCGCTCGCCGCCGCGCTGCTCGAACATCTCCCGGCCAACGAATCCGGGGTACGAGACACCGCCGTCCGCGTCGGGCGCGACTGGGGTCGCCAGCTGGCCGCGAACGTACGGGACACCGCGAACCCGGTGGAAGCCGTCACGACGGTGCTGGAGACCCTGGGCTTCAGTCCCCGAGCGCACGCCCCGGAGGGCGGGACGGTCGACGTGCACCTGCGCACCTGCCCGTTCCTCGACCTGGTCAGCCAGAACCCGGACGCCATGTGCGGCCTGCACGCCGGGGTGGTCCGCGGCGTCCTGGAACAGCGTGGCGCCCAGGGCGCGGGCACCGTGCTGGAGCCGTTCGGCGCCCCGGACGCCTGTGTCGTCCACCTGCCACTGCCGTCGCTGTCCGACGAGGACCCGGCATGAACGCCGGCCCGGCGCCGGGCGCGGCTCGCCGGCGGCCGAGCGCCCCCCATCCCGATGAACAGACAGTGGTCGGCGGCCCTCACCCCGACGAGCGGACAGCGGCTGGCGACGCGCGCCCCGGTGCGCGGACGGCGGCTGGCAACCCCCGTTCCGACGAGCGGGCAGCGGCCGGCGGCCCCCACCCCGACGAGCGGACAGCGGCTGGCGACGCGCGCCCCGACGAGCGGACAGCGGCCGGCGAGTCCCGCCCCGATGAGCGGACAGCGGGCCGCGAACCCGACGCCGCGCCCGGACGTGCCCCGCACGCCGGGCCCCGGCCGGCGCTTCCGGTGGCCTGGCGCTTGCCCGTCCTCGCCGGCGCCGCGCTCGCGCTGCTCGGCGGCCTCTACGCCGCCCTGCTGCTGCTCGGCACCCCGGTCCCGGTCCCGGCCGCCCCGGTCGAGGAGGTACACGGCCCGGTCATGGTGTTCGGCTTCGTCGGCACGTTGATCGCGCTGGAACGTGCCGTCGCTCTGGGCCGCCGGTGGGCGCTGATCGGCCCGTTCTGCTCCGCGGCCGGCGCGCTTCACCTGCTCGCCGCCGGGCCGGCTCTCCCGGGAAAGCTGCTGGTCACGGCCGGGGCGGTGGTACTGCTCGGGGTCTACCGGGCGATCTGGCGACGGCAGCCGTCGGTGGCGCTGCTGGCGCAGGCCGCGGGCGCCTTCGGCTGGTACGCGGCCGCGCTGCTCTGGACCGCCGGCTTCGCGGTGGCCGAGGTGGTGCCGTGGATGACGGTCTTCGTGGTCGCCACGATCGCCGGGGAACGACTCGAACTCGCCCACGTCGCCCTGTTCTCGGCGTACGCCGAACGCCTTTTCCTCTCCGCGCTCGCCGCGCTGGTCGCCGGCGCGGCCACGGCCACGGTGTGGCCGCGGACCGGCACCTTCCTGTACGGCCTGAGCCTGCTCGCGGTCACCGCCTGGCTCGCCGTCTTCGACGTCGCCCGCCGCACCGTACGCGCCACGGCCCTGCCTCGTTACGTCGCCGCCGGCCTGCTCGCCGGCTACGCCTGGCTGGCCCTGGCCGGCCTGCTCTGGGCCGGCGCCGGGCCGGTCACCGACGGCGCCCGCTACGACGCCACCCTGCACGCCGTCTTCCTCGGCTTCGTGCTGTCCATGATCTTCGTGCACGCGCCGGTGATCCTGCCCGCGGTGCTGCGCCGGCCGCTGCCGTACCACCGGGTGCTCTACCTGCCGCTGGCCCTGCTGCACCTCACCCTGCTGGCCCGGATCGCGGCCGGGGACGCCGCCGGCCTGGAATCGGTCTGGCGCTGGTCCGGGACCGGCAACGTGGCCTCGGTACTGCTGTTCCTCGCCTGCGCCGTGACCCTGTCGGCCACCGCCGCCCGCCACCCCTCCCAGCCGAAGGCCCGATCCGCATCATGACCCCCCTCGTCACACCCCCGGAACCCGCCCCACCGGCCGCCCCCGCCCCGGCGCCCGGCACCACGCCGCAGCCTGGGCGGCCGGCGCCGGACCGGGAATCCGCCGGGATCGCGAACACCGTGCCGGACCGGCCGACCGGCCGCGCCACCTGGCATCGGCGCGCCGGCCTGCTGCCGCTGGGCTACCTGCTGGCGCTCGTCGCGCTCGCGTTCGCGCACCCGTTCCTGCCCGCCTGGCGCTGGCTGGCCATCCACCTGCTGCTGCTCGGCGCGGCCAGCAACGCGATCCTGGTGTGGAGCGCCCATTTCACCGCCGCGGTGCTGCGCGTGCCGCCGCCGGCGTCGCGGCGCGCCGAGGCGGCCCGGCTGGCGCTGCTCAACGCCGGCGTGGTGCTGGTGCTCGCCGGCGGCGGCACGGACCGGCCGTGGCTGGGCGTCGGGGGAGCGGCGGCCGTCTTCGCGGCCATCGCCGCGCACCTGGTGTGGCTGGCCGCCCGGCTGCGCTCCGCGCTGCCCGCACGGTTCGCGGTGACCGTGCACTACTACCTGGCGGCGGCCGGCGCGCTGCTGGTCGGGGTGCCGGTCGGCGCGTGGATGCTGGTGGTCGACGACGCGGCCCGGCCGCGGCTGATCCTGTTCCACGCACACGTCAACCTGCTCGGCTGGATCATGCTGACCGTCCTCGGCACGGTCGTGACGCTCTGGCCGACCGTGCTGCGGACCCGGATGGCCGACGGGGCGGTGGCGGCCGCCCGGACCGGCCTGCCCACGGCGCTCACCGGCCTGTCCGGGCTGGCGCTCGGGGCGCTCGCCTGGTGGCCGGTCGTCGCGGCGGCGGGCCTGGCCGTCTTCGCGACGGCGGTGGTCGCGACCGTCGTCCCGGCGGCTCGCGCGGCCCGCGTCAAACCGCCGGAGTCGTTCGCCGCCTGGTCGATCGCGGCCGGCGCGGGCTGGCTGCTGATCTCCCTCGCCGTGGACGGCTACCGGCTGCTGACCGCGAATGATCCGGCCGCCGCGGCCGACGGGCTGAGCGCGGTGCTGGTGCCGCTGCTCGCCGGATCGGTCGCTCAGGTGCTGCTCGGCGCGCTCGCCTACCTGCTGCCGATGGCGCTGGGCAGCGGTCCGGCCCGGGTCCGGGAGCGGACCGCGGCGCTGGACCGGCACTGGCCGCAGCGACTCGCGATGACCAATGCCGCGCTGCTGGTGTTCCAGCTGCCGGTGGGTCCGTACGTCCGGATCACCACGTCGTTGTTGCTGCTGGCCGCGCTGGTGCAGTTCCTGCTGCCGGCGGCGCGCCTTCTCCTGCTCGACCGGAGGTAACCCCCGTGTCCACCCCTCCCGCGCCGACCGTCCGACCGCTCGGCGGGATCGCCGCCGGCCTGGCCCTGGTCCTGCTCGCCGTCCTGCTCGGGGTGGCCGCCCAGCGCCTCACCGCCGGACCGGCCACCGCGAGCACCGCCGGGCCGGTCACCCCGACCGGCCACACCACGACGGTCGCCGTGACCGCGAAAGACATGCGGTTCCACCCCGACCGGATCACCGTTCCGGCGGGTGACCGGCTGATCGTCGAGCTCACCAACGGCGACCAGCGCCGCCACGACCTGGTGCTGGCCGGCGGCGCGAAGACCGGGACGGTCGCCGCCGGCCGTACCGTCACGCTGGACGCCGGGCTGATCTCCGGAACGGTCGCCGGCTGGTGCTCGCTGCCCGGGCACCGCCAGGCCGGCATGACGCTGACCGTCGTCGCCACCGGCGCGACCGACACCGCCGCGACGCATGCCGGGCACGCCCCGGCTGCGCCGGGCGACACCCCGCCGGTGGACACGATGGCCGATCCGGGTGCGGGGTTCCAGGCGTACGACGCCGCCGCGCCGGTGTCGCCGCCGGGCCGCACGCATCGGCTGGACCTGCACGTACGCGAGGTGGAGCGGGAGGTGGCTCCCGGCGTGCGCCAGAAGATGTGGACCTACAACGGCACCGTGCCCGGCCCGGTCCTGCGCGGCCGCGTCGGCGACACCTTCGAGATCACCCTCCATAACGACGGCACCGTCGACCACGGCGTCGACTTCCACGCCGGCGCCCTCGCCCCGGACCGGCCGATGCGCCCGATCGAACCCGGCGAGCAGCTCACCTACCGGTTCACCGCCACCCGCGCCGGCATCTGGATGTACCACTGCTCCACCATGCCGATGCTGCTCCACATCGGCAACGGCATGTACGGGGCCGTCATCATCGACCCGCCCGACCTGGCCGCGGTCGCCCACGAGTACGTCCTGGTCCAGTCGGAGCTCTACCTCGGCGCCCAAGGCGCGATCGGCGACCTGTCCAAGATGCAGCGCGAGCAGCCGGACGCGGTGGTGTTCAACGGCTACCCGGCGCAGTACGTCCACCGTCCGCTGACCGCGCGCGCCGGCGACCGGGTGCGCTTCTGGGTGCTCGATGCCGGCCCGAGCCGGGCCGGATCGTTCCACGTGGTCGGCGCCCAGTTCGACACCGTCTACACCGAAGGCCGCTACCAGCTGCGCCCCGGCGATCCGGGCGGCGCCCAGGTGCTGTCGCTCGGCCCGGCCGCCGGTGGCTTCGTCGAGACGGTGCTGCCCGAGGCCGGACACTACCCGTTCGTCAGCCACGCCATGGCCGACGCCGACCGCGGCGCCCGGGGCCAGGTCGAAGTGGCGCCGTGAACCGGGACTTTCGCTTCTGCCGCCCGGGCCATGCCGCTCCTAGCGTCGACAGCGACCCGAAGGAGGCGTCATGACCGCGTTGAGCGTCTTCGACCAGTTGGCCATGCATCCGTTCGCCGC is a genomic window of Actinoplanes teichomyceticus ATCC 31121 containing:
- a CDS encoding PadR family transcriptional regulator, producing MAKATTEQPDPEPGWVRATLELAVLAVLTEGDRHGYALAQRLGERGLGPVRGGVLYPVLNRLETEAAVSSSWQAGDGGPGRKVYAITDDGRRRLHGQRASWHRFTSTFDKLLRQTAGER
- a CDS encoding DUF2249 domain-containing protein; amino-acid sequence: MSPSDEVAAAAVVRHHAQMATELDRLVRDLIRTAEIGGLRQIWQAREALVGWLTGELLPHANAEEAALYPAASGQPGAGLLITGMLAEHRAIGTLVTELTETASPVQAAAAARALQALFEVHLAKENDLVVPVLVGAPDVDLAALLDGMHDLLGVEPADGCGCGGCGCGGDAPQAAAPAATLSIDPRIDVRDLPHAERHARVMAALGDLAPDSALVLVAPHAPLPLLSQIDERYAGQFTTEWLQSGPDVWQLRLHRVAVPA
- a CDS encoding helix-turn-helix transcriptional regulator, with the protein product METSGKGPSGETIDTPQHRALGSSSRVAIMRLVRTSAAGLTAADVAAQTGQHLSTTRAHLDLLVEAGLLVKARASGGLPGRPAWRYRAVADDPAPAPYRALAAALLEHLPANESGVRDTAVRVGRDWGRQLAANVRDTANPVEAVTTVLETLGFSPRAHAPEGGTVDVHLRTCPFLDLVSQNPDAMCGLHAGVVRGVLEQRGAQGAGTVLEPFGAPDACVVHLPLPSLSDEDPA
- a CDS encoding multicopper oxidase domain-containing protein: MSTPPAPTVRPLGGIAAGLALVLLAVLLGVAAQRLTAGPATASTAGPVTPTGHTTTVAVTAKDMRFHPDRITVPAGDRLIVELTNGDQRRHDLVLAGGAKTGTVAAGRTVTLDAGLISGTVAGWCSLPGHRQAGMTLTVVATGATDTAATHAGHAPAAPGDTPPVDTMADPGAGFQAYDAAAPVSPPGRTHRLDLHVREVEREVAPGVRQKMWTYNGTVPGPVLRGRVGDTFEITLHNDGTVDHGVDFHAGALAPDRPMRPIEPGEQLTYRFTATRAGIWMYHCSTMPMLLHIGNGMYGAVIIDPPDLAAVAHEYVLVQSELYLGAQGAIGDLSKMQREQPDAVVFNGYPAQYVHRPLTARAGDRVRFWVLDAGPSRAGSFHVVGAQFDTVYTEGRYQLRPGDPGGAQVLSLGPAAGGFVETVLPEAGHYPFVSHAMADADRGARGQVEVAP